A single window of Candidatus Sulfotelmatobacter sp. DNA harbors:
- a CDS encoding DUF1579 domain-containing protein, producing the protein MTQAATPGAPHAMLTKMAGEWNCTLKLQMDPSKPAQESQSTATITSLMEGRYIQEVDSGNWSGMPYNGMGLFGYDNVSGKYVSSLIDNLGTGMMTCVGTADASGKVIDWIGTFNDPSTGKVATIRMVETVVDDDHHTVELYNTPPGGKKEMKMMTKEYVRKK; encoded by the coding sequence ATGACGCAGGCAGCAACCCCGGGTGCACCGCACGCGATGCTCACCAAGATGGCGGGAGAGTGGAATTGCACGCTCAAGCTCCAGATGGACCCGTCGAAGCCCGCGCAGGAGTCGCAGAGCACCGCGACGATCACCAGCCTGATGGAAGGTCGCTACATCCAGGAGGTGGACTCGGGGAACTGGAGCGGGATGCCCTACAACGGGATGGGCCTGTTTGGTTACGACAACGTGAGCGGCAAGTACGTCTCGAGTTTGATCGACAATCTGGGCACCGGAATGATGACGTGCGTGGGTACGGCCGACGCGAGCGGCAAGGTGATCGACTGGATCGGGACGTTCAACGATCCGTCGACCGGCAAGGTCGCGACGATCCGCATGGTGGAGACCGTGGTCGACGACGACCATCACACGGTGGAGCTGTACAACACCCCGCCCGGTGGAAAGAAGGAAATGAAGATGATGACGAAGGAGTACGTGCGGAAGAAGTAG